The region GATGATGCCTGCAAGGTATGCAAAGCGATGGCAACGGTGGAGGACCCCACCAGGAACAGTAGACCCGACCAAGACACCGAAAGGGAGGAACAGGAGGTCACAGAGACAAACATTAAGATTCTATTTGAAGATGATAATCTTTGTCTTCCTCTGCCTTgggcgtcggtggtggtggtggtggcggcagtgacAACGTGGACCGTACGTCActgccgagcgagcgaccggagAGCGCAACCGAATCATTGCCGGTGTTCCGATCATACGAGGCTTTGTTAGCTGGCGACAGGAAAGAGCACCCAAcaggaagaagcaaaacaggCATGGCCACAGAGCAGTGTGCCCTAGGGCCGAttcttctgtgtgtgcgaACTTGTGGCTCCATCGTCACTGGCACAAGAATCAGATAATGTCAACGTAAGGCCCTGAGGCTGCAgagtcggtggtggtggtggtggtggtccccgtTCTCGGCAAGCTGTTATCATTTAATTTCCAGTTCGAAAGGGAATGGACGCAACCGAACCAACCCGGGCCCCAGGCACTAGGAGGCATCGCCGGGGGTTACAAAGTTGGCCATCAGCTTAACGATGGGAACCCCACTGCCACTCTCGTCacgacatcgtcgtcgatgtcgatgtggtATTGTACGAAACCGGAGTACGACCGGAGTAGGGGTACAGATAAAACTTTTACCTTCTAAACCTTCTGTCCGCCTAGACAGATGAGAAGGACAACGGGCGCCTGGGGTTTGAGGTGAGAAGAGTTAAAAGATGGTGTTGCGTGAAAAAGTGGTATACGATCAGAGGCTCGATCGGGCGAGATAAACAGGTCCTTCGGAAGAGAAGCGAGGATAGATAAGGGAGATTGGCAGAGAAGAGACGAGCAGAAGCGATCTTGacaccgagaagagaagacgaaTAAAAGTGTTGGTTGTAAAAACGTGAGGAAGAACGTGGTACGACTTGCGCTTCGAAAAAGGCTGAAATCAAAATTTACAGGCTtttattctttcttcttcggtgAGGCAAAAGTGAACGTGATTACGAATCGTCGAGTaatggcaccaaaaaaaaggttggtgAAGCAGAACACATCTGTGTCGGAAAAGGCGTCGTCGGAAAAAATGCGAAATTTGGAGACAGAGGTTGCAgaattgaaagcgaaattaGAAGCGACGACGGAGCAGAATCGCCCACCGATGACACCAGTGAGTGAAGAAATCGATAGGATGCAGCGGGCGTTGAATCATCCTGTGTGGGGACAAGAATCAGGTGAGGCAAATGAAACGCAACACGTGCCGAACCTAACCTCATTGTTTGGCAACGTGCCGGTGCCCGATCATGTGCTGCAACGCGGAGAGCGATGCCCTACACCGGCCGAAAGAGAAGCAAGAAAGGCGATGGGAAGGGAATTGCCGACCTTCGACGGCAACCCGGCAGATTGGCCACTCTTCATCGGAACGTATATGCAAACGACGATCGCGGGGGCGTATTCGGCCAGAGAAAACATGATCCGCCTGAGGAATTGTCTGAAAGGAGCAGCGTTCGACGCGGTAGCTGGGAGCCTGATGTTGCCCGAAGCGCTGCCGAGAGTGCTGGACACTTTAGAAATGTTATTCGGAAGGCCGGAGATCCTGATTCAAGCATTGTTAGAGAAAGTTCGGAAAGTACCGGCTCCGTGCGCAGAACGCTTAGAAACGCTGTGCGACTTTGCGCTTGCGGTGCGCAGTTTCAGTGATCATTTGATTGCAGCCGGACAAAAGGGCCATCTCGAAAACCCGGTCTTGTTGATGGAATTGGTAGAGAAGCTGCCAGCACACGTACGGTTGTCATGGGGCAACCACCTAACGGGATCGAAAACGGCAGCAAACCTGGCAAGCTTCAGTGAATTCATGTTTGACGTGGCGCGATCAGTAAGCAAAGTGACACTGTACGCAGGACACAGCAACCCGACGGTGAAGGGTGCCAACGAGAAGAGGCAGGTGAAAACGGTGGCAACGCACACCGAAGTGAACACGCCGCGCGGCGGTGACTGTTTTGTGTGCCGAAAACAAGGGCACAAGGTAACGGAATGCGACGAATTTAAGAAGATGAGCGTCGACGATCGGTGGAAGTCAGTGAGGGCCGAGCGACTGTGCTGGAATTGTTTGGGTAAGCATGGCCCCAGAAACTGCAGGAAGCAGAGTAGGTGTGGAATCGATGATTGTGgataccggcaccaccaatTGCTGCACGAGATTAGGGGAACCACGCCAGCACCGCTAGCCGCTCACCAGGTAGAGGATGGATCGTACCGCAGGATAGTACCGGTCGTATTGCACGGAGAACACGGTGAACTGGAAACGTTCGCGTTCCTGGACGACGGTTCATCGGTGACATTGGTGGAGGAAGAAGTAGCTACGATGCTGGGGCTAGAAGGAATAAGTAAAACGCTCTGCCTGCAGTGGACGGGAGGAGTGgtaagagaagaaaatgattcaaagATGATAACTCTCTCAATTTCTAGGGTTGGAGGAAAGCGAAGGCATTCGCTGGAAAGAGTCCGCACTGTTAAGAAATTAGGGATATCGGCACAATCCCAATGCGCGAATGAACTGTGCAAGAAGTACGCACATCTAGCAGGTATTCCGCTGCCATCGTACCAGAAAGCAGTACCCACGATCCTGATAGGAGTGGATAACCTAGAAGTGATGCTACCCCGTAAACACAAGCTAGGACAGAGAGGGGAacctgcagcagctcggtgtCAGCTGGGATGGTGTTTGTACGGCGGTAACGATATGGGAGCATTCGCGTCCAGCAATTACCACGAATGCGCGTGCAACGGGGATGAGATACACGAAATGGTGAGTCAACACTATGAACTCGAAGAGTTGAGAGCTACGGAATTACCTATGTCGCCAGAAGATACCCGTGCCATGAATCTGTTGGAAGCAACAACGAGAAGAGTAGGGCAACACTTTGAGACGGGATTGCTGTGGAAATGGGATAAGATTGATATGCCCAACAGCTACGAGGCTGCGATGCGCCGAATGGATTGCCTAGAGAGAAGGATGCGAAAAACCCCTTCACTGCGATTGAAGATTCAAGGGCAAATCGACCGGTATCTGGAGAAAGGATATGCGCGTAAGATCACTGACAACGAGATACGTGATGCTAAACCAGGACGAGTGTGGTACTTGCCACTTGGGATAGTAACGAACCAGAAGAAACCAGAGAAAGTTCGGCTAATCTGGGATGCGGCTGCGAGTGCCCACGGAGTGTCGCTAAATTCGTGCCTTTTGAAAGGGCCTGATCAGTTGGCGTCTTTACCAGCGGTGTTGATGCGATTCCGACAGTACGCAATAGGGGTTACGGCGGACATCAAAGAAATGTTTCACCAGGTACTCGTAAGGGAGAAACGAGTCGAGTGCGTGTTAGTGGCAGCCAAATGTAAAGTAGCACCGTTAAAACCATTATCGATCCCTCGACTCGAACTGATGGCGGCCGAACTGGGAGTGAGACTAATGCACACTGTAGAAGACAGTCACGATGTTAAACCAGTGAGAAGAACGCTTTGGACCGATTCCGCGACGGTTTTGGGATGGTTGCGTGGGGACCCGCGTAAATACCGTCAATTTGTAGCAGTAAGAGTCGGGAAAATCGTGTCCaaaagcgatgcaaatgaatggcgTTGGGTACCGACGAGAATGAACCCGGCGGACACGGCGACTAAGTGGTCGAAAATACCCGACCAGGAGAGGGAAGAGTTGTGGTACACCGGACCGCCCTTCCtgaaagagcaaaaggaaatgtgGCCGAAGCCCCGAAGCCAACAATGGGAAACTAGCGAAGAAATAAGACAGGCTTTGGTACATGAAGAAGTGACCCGACCCGAAACGGTAATTGACTTGCAACAATTTTCAAGTTTAAAGCGTTTGACGAACGTGTTAGCCTATATGTTGAGGTTCGTAAAGAACGctagaaacagcaaaagaaacagaaacaggttCGTAAAGAACGctagaaacagcaaaagagtTCGAACAGCAAAGGTGGAGCCTTTACGATCTGACGAATTACAAAGGGCCACTGTTACACTCATACgccaaacacaaaatgaagtATTCGCGGCCAGAATAGCAAATGCGAAAAGACTCGGACAGCTGAACGCAAAAGTCATTGTCGGAAAGACCAGTAAACTAGCTCAGTTATCGCCGTGGGTGGATGGAGATGGTGTGCtaaggatggatggacggatcaCTAACGCGCCTAATGTGACCGAAGATACTAAACATCCCATCATCTTGCCGAGAAGGCACCGACTCACAGAATTATTGATACAAGATTATCACACGAAATATCGACATGCTAATACGGAAACGGTAGTAAACGAAATACGGCAAAAGTTCCACATTCCTCGACTGAGGGTAGAGGTGAGACGCGCGGCGAATAATTGCCAATGGTGCAAAATTTACCGGGCCAAACCCCAAATACCAATGATGGCACCACTGCCAACCGAAAGGCTTGCATCCTACGAAAGACCGTTTACGCACACAGGACTTGATTTGTTTGGACCATTGCTTGTGATTCGCGGTAGAAGCAACGTGAAACGATGGGTTGCCTTGTTTACGTGCTTAACTATCCGAGCAGTACACGTAGAAGTGGTGCACTCGTTGAGCACTGACTCCTGCATAAAGGCGATACGACGGTTTATCGGTCGTCGAGGGGCACCTGCTACAATATACTCCGACAACGGAACTAACTTCCAAGGTGCAGAAAATCTGTTAAAACAAGAGATGGAGTTGGTAGCGACAACATTCACGAATACGAACACGGAGTGGAAATTCATTCCACCAGGGACGCCCCATATGGGGGGAGCATGGGAACGGATGGTGCGATCCGTAAAAACCGCAGCGAGTACGGCGTACAACAACAGCCGTAAGTTGGACGATGAGGCGTTGATGACAATGATGGTAGAAGCGGAGGGGATAGTTAATAGCAGGCCACTAACCTATCTTCCTTTGAACTCAGCTGACAGCGAAGCGTTGACGccaaaccattttttattAGGAAGCTCTAGCGGTGTGAGGCAACCGGCGAAGGACCCTGCTGATTCTGGCGCGGCATTACGGACAGCCTGGGGGCAGATTCAGTTGCAGCTCGACTTGTTTTGGAAAAGATGGTTAAGGGAATACCTTCCTACGCTTACTAAACGAACTAAGTGGTTCAAGGAAGTAAAACCTATCAAGCTAGGTGATCTAGTGTTCATGTATGATGAGAACAGACGGAATAGTTGGGAACGTGGCGAAGTAGTAGCGCTGAGAAAGGGTAGCGACGGTAGGGTTCGACAGGTGGAGGTGAGAACCGTGAAAGGCAATATTGTACGACGACCTGCCGCGAAGCTAGCCGTACTAGAAGTagaggaaaaacaagaagTGTAAAAGAGAATAGATACACTAggaagaaagatagagaggaaTTAGAAAGGATGTAAAACCACGCTAGTAGGTGGTGTTACGAGAGGGGGTGTTGCGTGAAAAAGTGGTATACGATCAGAGGCTCGATCGGGCGAGATAAACAGGTCCTTCGGAAGAGAAGCGAGGATAGATAAGGGAGATTGGCAGAGAAGAGACGAGCAGAAGCGATCTTGacaccgagaagagaagacgaaTAAAAGTGTTGGTTGTAAAAACGTGAGGAAGAACGTGGTACGACTTGCGCTTCGAAAAAGGCTGAAATCAAAATTTACAGATGGTAAACGATGTTTTATTCATCCTCGACTCTACGCGCTGGCAAAGTGaggtgttctctctctctctctctctctagcaccagagcaccagcatcaacgcAGCCACCAGGATTCGAGCCCTTTAGCCCTTGGCAGATTAGTCTGCTGTTCGGTTCCTGAGTGCGTTTTGTagacaaataaatcaaaagttCTCTGCCGACTGCCTTGCCTGCCTGTCGTTCCGTCTGCCTTGCTAGCAACTCGTTTATGATTGTGCTAATTTCCAACTCCTCCACTCCTTCCGGTGAGTTCTTCTGCTCATCAATATGTATTTGCTTtctccggtgccggttccgtgGGGCAAGGGGACCATTTTGTAAGCATTTGTTGTCCACCTCGCTCCAAAGGGGGGAATGCTGGTTACAATaagaaaggggaaagagagTCCTTAGCAGGTTCACTACTAAGTAACTCTCTCAATACGATTACATTCCCTTACAtgattgatttgattcgtTTTGCTGCTCTCGTTTGAGCTAATTTGATTGCAACAATCGACTAGAACTCCACCTAGGTTACGTTGGGTAAGCGTCTGCAATTAGGCAATAAACGTACATTGCGCTAACGCACTCGATGGGCAGAATCACAGTGCGAGAAgcgttttcaataaattataTTAATTAAACGATAACACACAACTTTATTAAAGAgcgaaaaccaccaccacggaaccaccgaTGGCTGCCATCGTTTTGTTTGTAACGAACCGGGAAATGTTCGCGAGAGCGCGCTTAACATAACGCTTAGTGACAGTTAATTAgcacactcacagacacacaaacacacgaggGTGCGTATCCTGGGATCATGCACGAGTGTggtttgccccccccccccccctccctgtgACCCCTCAATTTCATATGGCGCGCGCGCATATTCCACTTCGATTAGTGTCATCGCAATCCAGCTTTTCACGGCTAATGAAACCAAattctcaccaccacccgcagcATGTGGCCGGGGGTAAGGGGTTTGGCACGCTAAGTGGCATTACAGCACCGATCGTTACGATTTACCACCAATTTCGTGCGGCCTGGGATTCGGAGCGGGATTTTATGGAGCCAACTTTTCAACTCGATCCATCCAAATAGCAGCAACCGCAATTTTGTTCGGTTAAAGTTCACTTTAAAAGTTCGCCTACTTAGTGCCTTccgttcgtgtttttttgtttcacggCATTGAGAGGGAAGAGCACACTTAACAAGATTGAGTCATCGTGGTTGCGCTGCGTTAAAGCTGGAACTTAAAAACGCATTCAACAGTAATGAAGAAACGTGAAAGAGAAGAGGGATCGAAGCGCTTCGAGTGTATCGTTAATACATCCGCGATAAATCATCcaacttttccccctttttttacgaCTGACTGATGGCGTCTACGGTACTCTCGGTATGGCACATCTACACGTTCTTAAAGGCGCCATTTATCTCGGTAcgtggttttcccttttctcctctCGGTGACGGCAGCAACAAGTTAGGGCGCGTGCCATCGATTGCAACGCGGAAGCAAACACCTTGCGACAGGAAATCATTCATTACGCGGAGCCACAGGAGAAATGTTGGTCCATTGCTCTACGAAGAAATCAACGTCTACTTCGACTTTTCCACTTCGAGTGgcggttgtggttggtttgtgtttgctttcccgACGATTCCCAAGCGGACGCTGGAGGTTGGTCAACAACGAGTAGTAGCCACAGGTTCCGTGTGTCTGGTGAAGCTGGAAAAGTTAGCGTCAGAAGAGTGTGTGAATGCGTGTTCTCTCTTGCACCATTCCCCATTTGCCGATGATACCGGGACAAAACGTCTTACTTTTGATGGACATCCACGAAGCGAGAAAAGATTCGTGGAAGCCAGACTACCGTTAATTGATTGacccgagaaagagagagagcatgagcATCGACTCTTTCTGTGCttccatttcaatcaaacCACGAGTCGAGTGGCAATGCCACCGTCGCCGAGTGCGAGTGTAATTTCATTCCGCACACCGAAAGTGCGGTGCCACTAATCACACGAGTGGCCGGATTGTGGTGTGATTGGTGGTGTTGAGTTCCCTGAGTGATGATTTTTATGGCTCATTTTTCGACTGAATGGATGGAAGAGTGTGCGCGGACTGGATGGGAAGGGTCCAGCCTGGGCAATCAATAATAACTTTATCAGGCCCACATTTCGACAACCATCAAACTACCAACCATCGGTGGGGTgaccagctgctgccactccATCCTACCGCTCAGCTAATCAACGGCATGCCATCGCTCATTACCGACGAGAGTTTGATTCCCGGTCATCATCGCgaacgatgacggtggcgcTATGCGGGTCCTGTCGACGTTACGCCATTCGAACCCGCTTCACTGTACGGGCCTCTGTAACTTGGTGCCAAAGTGTTAGGAAAAAGTTGCCCATCTCCACTCGACCATTTTCTTGAAGAACTCCCTTTTCCGaacgtactgctgctggtcaccCTCACACCATTCCCCTCCTGTGTGTTAGTTAATTAACTATTCCTGGCGCACGAGCGAACGCGATGAAATGGGCATTTCACGCTATTATTTAgccgttagcagcagcagcagcagtagcagcactaaCGGGCAATCGGGCAACGAGGGGAATGGGGAAGCGGATCGATTGCATTGCATGAATGAGGGCGGCGTGTCCAcagttcgcttcgcttcgaacGTCAATTGTCGCGCGCCAGTCCTGGCAGCGAGCGGCGTGGATGGACTTCAGTAATCATTCGAACGATTTGATTGCACTccaacaggcagcagcagtagcaagtaCATGAAGTCACTAATTTGCTATCTGCCTGTTGGAatgaatttaatgtttttgatgTGTGCACGGTGGTACAATATCGGTCCGCGCTTTGACAGATATTGGTTCGTTCGCCGTTCTCATCGTTCGGTGGGGGTGACATTCCGATAAACGGaattaaatggaaaacttACTGATGAGCCTTTCCACTACTCTACTGCTCTGAAGCTAATGTTTTATGGAAAAAAGAACTCATTCCTGGCACCTTTTTGTTTGCGGTGTGGatctcaattttttttataatagaCAGTTGAGTCAATTTGAACATACCTTTCCCAACGTTTTTCTCCCCTTGTTTTCCTCGCTGCGGCTGTGCAGAGTTCACGATTGGCGCTATCTGGTAATATCATTTTGTCGGGCATTGTTGTCAGCTaactccgttttttttgggtccTTTTAGTCGTAATCGGACCCGGGTGACTTCCGACCAGAGCGACCGATTTTTTTGGAAGGTTTTCAGACAACCGTTTCAGAGCCGTGGTCcttttctctatttttcttGGGCCTCCGGAGGCGCCTCGGGGCGATAAATTGAATAATCTTCAAAGCACAACCCATTACCGTCCGAGCGAACCGTCCTGACCCGTCCTGCGTGCCCGCCTGCTCGCCTGCGGCTGACACATACCggacggagaaagagagccttTCGCTGGAACGCATTTCACCAACCACATTCGATGAATcatttttctcgctcgttcCGGATCGTCCCCTGGGAAGAGcagaggaagggggggggggggcaccatCATGGTGAAAGAGGAAATCCCAAATGACTTATGATATCAAATCATGGGCCACACCCTCCgtgtcaccaccatcacacggATCCTTTCTTCCACTGGACACCGGTCTTTGGGAAGGACAGTTTTTCTTCCTTGGCCTTAGCGTTGCTTTTGGCCACAGCAGGAGATCATTAAACACAATCTTGCTACTCGTTcccatttgttgttgtcttgAGTCACCTTTTGTTGGATATTTGTTGGacacagcaacatcatcaaacGGCCGCAACATCTGCTGGCATCAATTTCCATCTTCGACACCACGGGAGTGGGAAGCATTAAACCCCAAACCTGAAAAGCGTTCAAATGGCGCACGACGAGGAtatgctcatgatgatgaaattgttccACTTCGGATTTGTGAATTCGCAACGATGAAATCAAAGCGGCAGTTCAATCCGATCCGTGGATTGAGCGTGGataaagcagcagccagtTACAACCGTGTAATAAGGATTTACGTCCTGGAAATCATTTTGTCATCGCAGCGCCGACGATTGGCGCTCCTAGCGAACGGTCGCTAATTGTgataattaaaaatcaattaaatttgttgataatttattaaaaCGCAATCGCCGGGGTACCCGATGGTGTTACGCCGTACTCGGATGAGCATCATTCAAAGCATAATGATGCAATCGGCACGAACCGTTCGATGGTAGCGACTGTTCATTATCGTTCGTAATAGTGTCCGCATGGCTACTAAATGAAGCAGAAAGAGGGATCTGAGGGAGGGACGTAATAagattggaatgtttttcaaaaatcattttGTCGCTCGGCAAAAAACCGTTTCGCGTTAATGGTAAATGACGCCAATGATTCCCGGCATTTGCTTCTCGGGTAAAAAACGGgtttggctgtgtgtatggTCGTGATTAAATTAGGTCCTTCCGGTTCCACGATTTTTAATGTACACCCTCCCCTCTCTTGCAGCGAAAACGTCGCGCGTGGTGCACATCCGCAACATCCCGAACGAATCGAGCGAGGTCGAGATCATGCATCTCGGTCTGCCGTTCGGCCGGGTGACgaatgtgctggtgctgaagggTAAGAACCAGGCGTTCATCGAGATGGCGGACGAGAGTGCGGCCTCGGCGATGGTCAGCATGTTCCACGCCAACCCACCGTTCGTGCGCGGCCGGACGGTGTACGTGCAGTACTCGAACCATCGGGAGCTGAAGATCGACCAGAACCACGCGATCACGGTAAGTAGTGTGCgccggtcgacgacgacgacgacgacgacgacgattcccgAACGTATTAGTGATCGATCGACCTTGGGCCTTATACCCCGTACCTTCACACCCAACTCCGTACCTGGCCCCCTCGCCCATACAACCTACTCTACAGAACGTTACAAATGCCCTGCAGGCACAGGATCTCTCGCAATCGCCGACCGGTTCACCGCTGCCGCTCACGATCGAGCACACGAACAGCAACTCGCAGAGCGCCACGAccaactcgaactcgaacagcaacagcaacacgacacagagcagcggtggtggtggtggtggtggtggtggcggtggcggtggcggtggtgcaccCAATACCGTGCTCCGAGTGATCGTCGAGTCGCTGCTCTATCCGGTGTCGCTCGATGTGCTGCACCAGATCTTCCAGCGGTTCGGCAAGGTGCTGAAGATCGTCACCTTCACCAAGAACAACTCGTTCCAGGTATGTGTTTGGGATGGGAAGGACAgtacccccccggggagcTGGAAGATTAATGatcgaatctctctctctctctcgctcatctTCTTGTAGGCTCTCATACAGTACCCCGATGCGCAGACGGCCCAGACCGCGAAACAATCGCTGGACGGACAGAACATCTACAACGGTTGCTGCACGCTGCGCATCGACAACAGCAAGCTGACGGCCCTGAACGTAAAGTACAACAACGACAAGTCGCGCGACTACACCAACCCGTCGCTACCGTCCGGTGAACCGGGCAGCGACGTGATCGCCAGCGCCGGTGGGCTGGTGTCGGCCagcgatctgctgctgttggccgccGGCCAGCGACCCCAGATGGGTCGCGAACGACTAGGTAAAGCCCGCTTTGATGGCTTGAAACATTCGTCCACCGATGGTTTCGTTGTTGTCAAACTAGCGTGCAACTTCTGTGTAATAGTCAAATTAGACAAATCTCCCTATTTTCTAGTGAACGGGCTTGCGACGCCCGGTGTGATGCCACCGTTCGGGCTCGGACTCGGCACACCAGCCCTCGCCAGCGCCTACGGGGGCGCCCTGCCGAACCTGAACGCGTTCGCGCTCGCCCAGAACGGCGGCCTCGGCAACCCGAACCCGGCCAACGTCCGGGGACTCTCGAACGTGCTGCTCGTCTCCAATCTCAACGACGAGGTAACTATACATACAATCCAACTACTGTCTCtattactactattactactactactactactacctgcatcctgtctctgtctctctttctatctacCTATCTCTATCCCATACTATCCTATCTCTTCCTAGAACACTATCTCTCTCAtattctctcactctctctctctctctctttgtctatCTACGTGTCTATCTAACGATCCTGTTACCCGGTGTCTCTGAACTACTATCCGTTTTGACAAAATGGTTCACTACGAAATTGCACCCAACGtgtcatcggcatcatcgccAACTATGCCCTCGTTTTCCCGACGGTTTCCCGTGGTTTCCCAATCCGATGCTTACTTTGCTGTGTCTCGCTTAAACAGTCCATTCTTCCATCCTTCCCATCTTGCATATTCCGCACTGTCATGCGATCTGgaaccttcttcttttctgtcgTTTGGTTAGACCCTCTCGATTAGACTGTGTGTATGATGTGTGATGGTGTGTTTGAATTCATTGCCTTATCCTTTTGCACCCTGTTCTACGccttgttctcttttttttcatttctattcACTTCCCTCATTTGTTCGCTTTGTGAAGGGcttacttttttttcggttgctaCTCGGTCATTATTTTTGTGTTAGCTCATGCCGTAGAGCGtctgatgatgaagatgatgactGTCTCGGCAaaaagtttcgttttgtttgctttcgttaaAGTATTTCCAAAAACGACCATTAAGTCTTACGtttgtttatgattttcaTCTTTGCACCACAGTTTCACGATGTACtgtctgtttgtttctcttcGGTTGTGCAAGTTGCATTTATAATCATTTGTACTAAGGCGCACACAtcatctctctcgcttcgtttgcttttaCTCGTTCCTTTGCGTAGgtttttctctgtctctctctctctctctctctgtgctctgCAGACAGCAGCATCCTACTGTTATTACTCTTCCATTGGCCGAACCTCTCACTCCATTTGTTTTGTAA is a window of Anopheles aquasalis chromosome 2, idAnoAquaMG_Q_19, whole genome shotgun sequence DNA encoding:
- the LOC126572030 gene encoding polypyrimidine tract-binding protein 2 isoform X3, whose protein sequence is MRGSDELLSQAAVMAPASDNNNQDLATKKAKLDSTNTVIAKTSRVVHIRNIPNESSEVEIMHLGLPFGRVTNVLVLKGKNQAFIEMADESAASAMVSMFHANPPFVRGRTVYVQYSNHRELKIDQNHAITNVTNALQAQDLSQSPTGSPLPLTIEHTNSNSQSATTNSNSNSNSNTTQSSGGGGGGGGGGGGGGGAPNTVLRVIVESLLYPVSLDVLHQIFQRFGKVLKIVTFTKNNSFQALIQYPDAQTAQTAKQSLDGQNIYNGCCTLRIDNSKLTALNVKYNNDKSRDYTNPSLPSGEPGSDVIASAGGLVSASDLLLLAAGQRPQMGRERLVKLDKSPYFLVNGLATPGVMPPFGLGLGTPALASAYGGALPNLNAFALAQNGGLGNPNPANVRGLSNVLLVSNLNDEMVTPDALFTLFGVYGDVQRVKILYNKKDSALIQMAEPYQAYLAMTHLDKLRIWNKTIRVMPSKHQAVQLPKEGQPDAGLTRDYAQNPLHRFKKPGSKNYQNIYPPSATLHLSNIPATVTEDEIKEAFNKNSFDVKAFKFFPKDHKMALIQLSSVEDAVCALIKMHNYQLSESNHLRVSFSKSNI
- the LOC126572030 gene encoding polypyrimidine tract-binding protein 3 isoform X9; translated protein: MAPASDNNNQDLATKKAKLDSTNTVIGMGITKTSRVVHIRNIPNESSEVEIMHLGLPFGRVTNVLVLKGKNQAFIEMADESAASAMVSMFHANPPFVRGRTVYVQYSNHRELKIDQNHAITNVTNALQAQDLSQSPTGSPLPLTIEHTNSNSQSATTNSNSNSNSNTTQSSGGGGGGGGGGGGGGGAPNTVLRVIVESLLYPVSLDVLHQIFQRFGKVLKIVTFTKNNSFQALIQYPDAQTAQTAKQSLDGQNIYNGCCTLRIDNSKLTALNVKYNNDKSRDYTNPSLPSGEPGSDVIASAGGLVSASDLLLLAAGQRPQMGRERLVKLDKSPYFLVNGLATPGVMPPFGLGLGTPALASAYGGALPNLNAFALAQNGGLGNPNPANVRGLSNVLLVSNLNDEMVTPDALFTLFGVYGDVQRVKILYNKKDSALIQMAEPYQAYLAMTHLDKLRIWNKTIRVMPSKHQAVQLPKEGQPDAGLTRDYAQNPLHRFKKPGSKNYQNIYPPSATLHLSNIPATVTEDEIKEAFNKNSFDVKAFKFFPKDHKMALIQLSSVEDAVCALIKMHNYQLSESNHLRVSFSKSNI
- the LOC126572030 gene encoding polypyrimidine tract-binding protein 1 isoform X1 — encoded protein: MRGSDELLSQAAVMAPASDNNNQDLATKKAKLDSTNTVIGMGITKTSRVVHIRNIPNESSEVEIMHLGLPFGRVTNVLVLKGKNQAFIEMADESAASAMVSMFHANPPFVRGRTVYVQYSNHRELKIDQNHAITNVTNALQAQDLSQSPTGSPLPLTIEHTNSNSQSATTNSNSNSNSNTTQSSGGGGGGGGGGGGGGGAPNTVLRVIVESLLYPVSLDVLHQIFQRFGKVLKIVTFTKNNSFQALIQYPDAQTAQTAKQSLDGQNIYNGCCTLRIDNSKLTALNVKYNNDKSRDYTNPSLPSGEPGSDVIASAGGLVSASDLLLLAAGQRPQMGRERLVKLDKSPYFLVNGLATPGVMPPFGLGLGTPALASAYGGALPNLNAFALAQNGGLGNPNPANVRGLSNVLLVSNLNDEMVTPDALFTLFGVYGDVQRVKILYNKKDSALIQMAEPYQAYLAMTHLDKLRIWNKTIRVMPSKHQAVQLPKEGQPDAGLTRDYAQNPLHRFKKPGSKNYQNIYPPSATLHLSNIPATVTEDEIKEAFNKNSFDVKAFKFFPKDHKMALIQLSSVEDAVCALIKMHNYQLSESNHLRVSFSKSNI
- the LOC126572030 gene encoding polypyrimidine tract-binding protein 1 isoform X2; this translates as MRGSDELLSQAAVMAPASDNNNQDLATKKAKLDSTNTVIGMGITKTSRVVHIRNIPNESSEVEIMHLGLPFGRVTNVLVLKGKNQAFIEMADESAASAMVSMFHANPPFVRGRTVYVQYSNHRELKIDQNHAITNVTNALQAQDLSQSPTGSPLPLTIEHTNSNSQSATTNSNSNSNSNTTQSSGGGGGGGGGGGGGGGAPNTVLRVIVESLLYPVSLDVLHQIFQRFGKVLKIVTFTKNNSFQALIQYPDAQTAQTAKQSLDGQNIYNGCCTLRIDNSKLTALNVKYNNDKSRDYTNPSLPSGEPGSDVIASAGGLVSASDLLLLAAGQRPQMGRERLDKSPYFLVNGLATPGVMPPFGLGLGTPALASAYGGALPNLNAFALAQNGGLGNPNPANVRGLSNVLLVSNLNDEMVTPDALFTLFGVYGDVQRVKILYNKKDSALIQMAEPYQAYLAMTHLDKLRIWNKTIRVMPSKHQAVQLPKEGQPDAGLTRDYAQNPLHRFKKPGSKNYQNIYPPSATLHLSNIPATVTEDEIKEAFNKNSFDVKAFKFFPKDHKMALIQLSSVEDAVCALIKMHNYQLSESNHLRVSFSKSNI